The following are encoded in a window of uncultured Sphaerochaeta sp. genomic DNA:
- a CDS encoding M23 family metallopeptidase — MGKDYYDDMQERPSWRSGRDGSENNRPSKGLIWTIALGIAICVVVIVIWYQFFPAQNQGPENQVAVIEEVLPEVKEIADAPQISSDENPEGTVSPADAPVVDAESARAIDESPQVRRTPTTSSASIQYADHLVKEGEDLASIADLYSLKPQTLISVNKIRNIQAVKEGVTLTIPDRDGQLYTVREGDMLSTIARKYSPTLGWKTLQELNNLKNERIFVGQELFIPDTSSSSLAQLTDVSPVQFQKPSPGSISRLFGQSYKNPTTGASEILAGILIEGDWGEAVVASAKGEVVDAGYEQKGRGRFVILSHEGGYRSSYYHLENVSSDVRIGASLEKGQVIGSIGTSGTDYEQPTLFFSIEQSGIALDPMQFF, encoded by the coding sequence ATGGGAAAAGACTACTACGATGACATGCAGGAGCGACCTTCTTGGCGTTCAGGAAGGGATGGTTCTGAAAATAATCGACCGAGTAAAGGGCTGATCTGGACGATTGCACTGGGTATTGCTATCTGTGTAGTGGTAATTGTGATTTGGTATCAATTTTTTCCGGCACAGAATCAAGGTCCTGAAAACCAAGTTGCAGTAATTGAGGAAGTACTGCCCGAGGTGAAGGAAATTGCCGATGCACCGCAAATTAGCAGTGATGAGAACCCAGAAGGAACTGTATCCCCAGCTGATGCCCCTGTAGTGGATGCGGAGAGCGCCCGGGCAATTGATGAGTCTCCCCAGGTTCGTAGAACACCCACCACCAGTAGTGCTTCCATCCAGTATGCAGATCATCTGGTCAAGGAGGGAGAGGATCTTGCCTCCATTGCCGATTTATACAGTCTCAAGCCACAGACCCTGATCAGTGTGAATAAAATCCGGAATATCCAAGCTGTCAAGGAAGGGGTTACTCTTACCATTCCCGACCGTGATGGTCAACTCTATACAGTCAGAGAGGGAGATATGCTCAGCACGATCGCCCGAAAGTACAGCCCTACCTTGGGCTGGAAGACCTTGCAGGAGCTCAATAACCTGAAGAATGAGAGAATTTTCGTTGGTCAGGAGCTTTTTATTCCTGATACCTCATCATCCTCTCTTGCTCAGCTTACCGATGTTTCTCCCGTCCAGTTCCAGAAACCGTCCCCTGGATCCATCAGCAGGCTTTTTGGACAGTCTTATAAGAACCCGACAACCGGGGCCAGTGAAATTCTCGCTGGAATCCTCATTGAAGGAGATTGGGGAGAAGCTGTTGTAGCTTCAGCCAAGGGTGAGGTGGTGGATGCAGGATATGAGCAGAAGGGCAGGGGAAGATTCGTAATCCTCAGCCATGAGGGAGGTTACCGAAGCAGCTACTACCATCTGGAGAATGTAAGTAGTGATGTGCGCATCGGTGCAAGTCTCGAAAAGGGACAGGTTATAGGAAGTATCGGAACCAGTGGTACCGATTATGAGCAACCGACGCTCTTCTTCAGCATCGAGCAATCTGGAATTGCGCTTGATCCCATGCAATTCTTCTAA
- a CDS encoding penicillin-binding protein 2 — MATSPKYTYIKFFTVLISLILGIFFIRLASLMLFDQPQTKTYHNPDVAESVVRGTIYDRNGRILAIERPYWGVYLHLNKIEDLAQVSEVIAPFVEMSPSEIQQKASNYTTYAQIKKEIDDRQVEPLRSLLQQHGLQNQVNVEKRIGRTYPAQFHASQTIGFTNVEMEGIEGIELSQEEFLNPYPEIGNGGTTYGEDVILTLDVDIQYALDVQLQKIADEFNPDYAMALVLDAQNGDILGMSSYPWYDINALGRSEEEQRRNNAVNLLYEPGSVFKLFSMASILQIGGAQTEEPFLCDGSYTFNAGASNVTINCTSVHGEVDVETMLAKSCNGAISHWALQTDPISFYSMLEQMGFTSSYDISLPSKAKAYIANPSQWSGRTLPTIAFGQELLVSALHLCTAATALSPSGELIAPHLILSRSSPVSGEKSYQRERTLISQVLEPSVTERIREGMHRATLPGGTGIQASVEGVDLGVKTGTAQLFNEETKSYEDGTILVSTLALVPIDNPEYILYVGAGNPKGASLYGSNVAAPAVGAIVRTLISQGKLIAKDTPIL, encoded by the coding sequence ATGGCTACCAGTCCAAAATATACATATATCAAATTCTTCACCGTTCTTATTTCCCTAATTCTTGGGATTTTTTTCATTAGATTGGCCTCTCTGATGCTTTTTGACCAGCCACAGACAAAAACATACCACAATCCAGATGTGGCCGAAAGTGTGGTAAGGGGTACAATCTATGACCGAAACGGGAGAATTCTCGCCATTGAACGTCCTTATTGGGGTGTTTACCTTCATCTTAATAAGATTGAGGACCTAGCTCAGGTAAGCGAGGTCATTGCCCCTTTTGTGGAGATGAGCCCTTCAGAGATACAACAGAAAGCAAGCAACTACACCACCTATGCACAGATCAAGAAGGAGATAGACGACAGACAGGTAGAACCCCTACGCAGCCTCCTGCAGCAACATGGCTTACAGAACCAAGTTAACGTGGAGAAACGGATTGGGCGAACCTATCCTGCACAATTTCACGCTTCGCAGACCATTGGATTCACCAATGTAGAGATGGAGGGAATTGAAGGAATTGAGCTGAGTCAGGAAGAATTCCTCAATCCTTATCCAGAAATCGGGAACGGTGGCACTACCTATGGGGAGGATGTCATACTCACCTTGGATGTAGATATTCAATACGCCTTGGATGTACAGTTGCAGAAAATTGCTGATGAATTCAACCCTGATTATGCAATGGCGCTCGTACTCGATGCTCAAAATGGTGATATTCTTGGCATGTCCAGCTACCCTTGGTATGATATCAATGCACTGGGTCGTAGTGAGGAAGAACAGAGAAGAAACAATGCAGTGAATCTTTTATATGAGCCAGGTTCAGTTTTCAAACTGTTCAGTATGGCCTCCATCCTACAGATTGGAGGGGCCCAGACTGAAGAACCTTTTCTCTGCGATGGATCCTACACCTTCAATGCAGGGGCCAGTAATGTGACAATCAACTGTACCTCAGTCCATGGTGAAGTTGATGTGGAAACCATGCTTGCAAAATCATGCAATGGGGCAATTTCGCATTGGGCACTCCAGACTGACCCCATTTCTTTTTATTCAATGTTGGAACAAATGGGATTCACCTCCAGCTATGATATCTCGCTCCCCTCAAAGGCAAAGGCATATATCGCAAACCCATCCCAGTGGTCTGGGAGAACCCTCCCAACCATCGCCTTCGGACAAGAGCTCTTGGTAAGTGCCTTACATCTCTGTACTGCAGCTACAGCACTCTCCCCAAGTGGGGAACTCATTGCCCCACATCTTATCCTTTCCCGTTCCTCTCCCGTGAGCGGAGAGAAAAGCTACCAACGGGAACGTACGTTGATCTCACAGGTGCTGGAACCTTCGGTCACTGAACGTATCCGTGAAGGAATGCACCGCGCTACACTTCCAGGAGGCACGGGAATCCAGGCAAGTGTTGAAGGTGTGGACCTAGGAGTCAAGACAGGAACAGCCCAACTGTTCAATGAGGAGACCAAAAGTTATGAGGATGGAACCATACTTGTATCTACACTTGCCCTGGTACCGATTGATAACCCAGAATATATACTCTATGTTGGAGCAGGTAACCCGAAAGGGGCTTCCCTGTATGGATCAAATGTAGCAGCACCAGCGGTTGGTGCCATCGTCAGGACGCTCATAAGCCAGGGAAAACTGATCGCAAAAGATACTCCCATCCTTTAG
- the hslU gene encoding ATP-dependent protease ATPase subunit HslU, whose protein sequence is MGYSASRKLDELKPSQIVSELDKYIIGQQKAKRTIAVAIRNRTRRKRLPEGIRDEVSPKNIIMIGPTGVGKTEIARRIAKLSNAPFIKVEATKYTEVGYVGRDVESIIRDLMSIAVQQVKAELAEAEKEKVASRVEERLLDMLLPQAKGEEKSDVVPAGSSFTDSQKATRERFREMLRDGKFDDREIEVNVQSRKRVGIEVLGQPNMEELQDAMQSLGSIFGNGRGHNRKLTVKRAREIFTEEETEKAVDNDRAIDEAKERVEQMGIVFLDEIDKVAKSGGGSSSIDVSREGVQRDILPIVEGTSVSTKWGVIDTTHILFIASGAFHVSKPSDLIPELQGRFPLRVELDDLSADDFYRILTEPANAMTMQYHELLKTEGVEIIFDDAAIRKVSEIAYEVNATNDNIGARRLFTIMEKLLEELSFSADELSGQTITITAAYVDERLRDVLQDQDLSKFIL, encoded by the coding sequence ATGGGATATTCAGCAAGCAGGAAGCTTGATGAGCTCAAGCCTTCTCAGATTGTTTCAGAACTAGATAAATATATCATTGGCCAGCAGAAAGCCAAGCGAACCATAGCGGTAGCGATTCGCAATCGGACTCGCAGAAAACGGCTTCCTGAGGGAATCAGGGATGAAGTCTCTCCAAAGAACATCATCATGATTGGACCCACTGGAGTGGGAAAGACCGAGATAGCAAGACGTATCGCAAAGCTGTCCAACGCTCCGTTTATCAAGGTAGAGGCTACCAAGTACACAGAGGTGGGGTACGTCGGGCGGGATGTTGAATCAATCATCAGGGACCTCATGAGTATCGCTGTCCAGCAAGTGAAAGCTGAACTTGCCGAAGCTGAGAAGGAAAAGGTGGCAAGTAGGGTTGAGGAACGTCTGCTTGATATGTTGCTTCCCCAGGCCAAGGGTGAGGAGAAGAGTGATGTGGTACCTGCAGGCAGCAGCTTCACCGACAGCCAGAAGGCAACCCGTGAACGCTTTAGGGAGATGCTCAGGGACGGTAAGTTCGATGACCGTGAGATAGAAGTCAATGTACAGAGCAGAAAGCGGGTCGGTATTGAGGTCCTTGGCCAGCCGAATATGGAAGAGTTGCAGGATGCAATGCAGAGCCTTGGCTCAATCTTTGGGAATGGCCGTGGACATAACCGAAAGTTGACCGTTAAACGTGCCCGGGAGATTTTTACCGAGGAAGAGACAGAGAAGGCTGTGGACAATGACCGCGCCATTGATGAGGCCAAGGAACGGGTCGAGCAGATGGGGATTGTATTCCTTGATGAGATCGACAAGGTCGCTAAAAGCGGCGGTGGCTCATCCAGCATTGATGTAAGCAGGGAAGGTGTACAACGTGATATCCTCCCAATCGTTGAGGGAACCAGCGTTTCCACCAAATGGGGCGTGATCGATACTACTCATATCCTGTTCATTGCCAGTGGTGCATTCCATGTCTCCAAACCGAGTGATCTGATCCCTGAGTTGCAGGGACGTTTCCCGCTTCGTGTTGAATTGGATGACCTGAGTGCCGACGATTTTTACCGGATACTTACAGAGCCTGCAAATGCGATGACCATGCAGTATCATGAGTTGCTCAAGACCGAAGGTGTGGAAATTATATTCGATGATGCGGCCATCAGGAAAGTCAGTGAGATAGCCTATGAAGTGAATGCAACGAATGATAATATAGGTGCCAGGAGATTGTTCACCATCATGGAGAAGCTCTTGGAAGAACTTTCCTTCAGTGCAGATGAGCTTTCAGGGCAGACCATCACCATCACTGCAGCATACGTTGATGAGCGATTGCGTGATGTCCTTCAGGATCAGGACCTCTCCAAGTTCATTCTCTAA
- the hslV gene encoding ATP-dependent protease subunit HslV — MSSFKGTTIVAVRRNGHVAIAGDGQVTAGDTILKSNAHKVRTLYDGKVITGFAGTTADAFTLFELFEGKLKQYNGDLTRSAVELAKQWRTDKQLRQLEAMMLVSDGKRIFLINGAGDVVDPERDAIGIGSGGNYALSAALAYLEADSTMSAEEIARKSVQIAASVCIYTDDQINVEVL; from the coding sequence ATGAGTAGCTTTAAAGGGACAACCATCGTTGCAGTGAGAAGAAACGGACATGTCGCCATAGCGGGCGATGGTCAGGTCACTGCAGGAGATACGATTCTGAAGTCAAATGCGCATAAGGTGCGTACACTGTATGACGGCAAGGTAATTACCGGCTTCGCTGGTACAACCGCCGATGCATTCACCCTCTTTGAGCTTTTTGAGGGAAAATTGAAGCAGTACAATGGGGATCTGACCCGCTCTGCAGTGGAACTGGCAAAGCAGTGGAGAACCGATAAGCAGCTGCGCCAACTTGAGGCAATGATGCTTGTAAGCGATGGGAAGAGAATCTTCCTGATCAATGGAGCAGGGGATGTGGTTGACCCCGAACGGGATGCAATCGGCATTGGAAGTGGGGGTAACTACGCACTCAGTGCTGCATTGGCATATTTAGAGGCAGACTCCACCATGTCAGCGGAGGAGATTGCCAGAAAGAGTGTACAGATAGCAGCATCAGTCTGCATCTACACTGATGATCAGATAAACGTAGAGGTACTATAA
- the xerA gene encoding site-specific tyrosine recombinase/integron integrase, which produces MHEPLIQEFLETQKQIRNLSDHTLLAYRRDLEQLSAYFSSLGIGLKEAGREDGRMYLRFLKFDNHYSDTTVNRKISCVRTFYTSLCKHGVCSVNPFSLVATHRSQKHLPTVLTVKEVAQLLSQGYDDFRSARSISLFSLLYDTGCRISEVLGIKEESIEWDKRRIRVMGKGSKSRYVFFTNHCRNVLQTYLSMKRERFDCPFLFCSIQGKQLPMSTVGSMFATYRRRLGWQKQFTPHVLRHTYATHLLDNGADIRLVQELLGHASISTTQIYTHVSKERLARVYASCHPHGRKEHE; this is translated from the coding sequence ATGCATGAACCCTTGATCCAGGAGTTCCTGGAAACCCAAAAACAAATCCGTAATCTCAGTGACCATACACTGCTTGCCTACAGGAGGGACCTGGAACAGCTGTCAGCTTATTTCTCTTCCCTTGGGATTGGACTGAAAGAGGCTGGCAGGGAGGATGGGAGGATGTATCTTCGGTTCCTGAAATTCGACAACCACTACAGTGATACTACAGTGAATCGAAAGATCAGCTGTGTAAGAACATTCTATACTTCACTATGTAAACATGGAGTATGCTCCGTGAACCCATTCTCACTTGTGGCAACACATAGGAGCCAGAAACACCTTCCCACTGTTCTTACTGTCAAGGAAGTGGCTCAGCTGCTCAGCCAGGGCTATGATGATTTCCGCTCCGCTCGCTCTATTTCACTCTTTTCCCTGCTCTATGACACTGGTTGTAGAATCAGTGAGGTGCTTGGTATCAAAGAGGAGTCGATTGAATGGGATAAACGACGTATACGGGTGATGGGGAAGGGATCAAAGAGCCGCTATGTCTTTTTCACCAACCATTGCAGGAATGTCCTGCAAACCTACCTAAGTATGAAAAGAGAGCGATTTGATTGCCCCTTCTTGTTCTGTTCAATCCAGGGAAAACAGTTGCCGATGAGCACTGTTGGTAGTATGTTTGCTACATATAGAAGAAGGCTCGGGTGGCAAAAACAATTTACGCCTCATGTACTGAGGCATACCTATGCAACCCATCTTCTTGACAACGGGGCAGATATCCGATTGGTACAGGAATTGCTTGGTCACGCCAGCATCTCTACCACCCAGATTTACACCCATGTATCGAAAGAGAGGCTGGCACGGGTATATGCATCCTGCCATCCCCATGGAAGGAAGGAACATGAGTAG
- a CDS encoding DNA-processing protein DprA: protein MKLSILLALSLLPLSCEKRIGLAHSGVTLQELVTRGASMARVKRMLRFLHEEQSLKVCFWGMEGYPSALYQMENPPFRLMYNKLLPDSASQLLTLCGTRYPDGNGAQRAYRFALEACANNTILVTSNSRGIDRTALYASQDLKANAFVICDCGLATHRIKAYHALPFVSLLSPYEPDDAAFPSRCLSRNMLSTAIGNATMVIQSPEKSGCLHCATSALDQGKDVFVHTDGLRGGSLDGGIASLARMGATDVASFRELAYLLCWESPCKVEERRGGAGTLYRFGRAWYSLEYA from the coding sequence ATGAAACTTTCAATACTACTGGCACTCAGTCTCCTGCCACTCTCATGTGAGAAGAGAATAGGGTTGGCTCATTCTGGTGTTACATTGCAGGAACTCGTAACTCGTGGAGCAAGCATGGCCCGGGTGAAGAGGATGCTCAGATTTCTTCATGAAGAGCAATCACTCAAAGTCTGTTTCTGGGGAATGGAAGGATATCCATCTGCGCTTTACCAGATGGAAAACCCTCCGTTCAGGCTTATGTATAATAAGCTTCTGCCTGATTCTGCTTCCCAGCTGCTTACCCTCTGCGGAACCCGCTATCCAGATGGCAACGGTGCTCAACGGGCATACCGGTTTGCATTGGAAGCCTGTGCCAACAACACCATCTTGGTGACAAGCAACAGCCGAGGGATTGATAGGACTGCGCTTTATGCCAGCCAGGACTTGAAAGCCAATGCATTCGTCATCTGTGACTGTGGATTGGCGACACATCGCATCAAGGCATATCATGCCTTACCGTTCGTCTCTTTGCTCTCCCCCTATGAACCTGATGATGCAGCTTTTCCTTCCCGTTGCCTGAGTCGTAATATGCTCTCGACTGCGATTGGGAATGCTACGATGGTTATACAGTCTCCTGAGAAAAGCGGATGCCTGCACTGTGCCACCTCTGCATTGGATCAGGGAAAGGACGTATTTGTACACACTGATGGACTCCGTGGTGGATCGCTGGATGGAGGCATTGCCTCTCTTGCACGAATGGGAGCCACTGATGTTGCCTCCTTCCGCGAACTCGCTTACCTTCTCTGCTGGGAGAGTCCATGCAAGGTGGAAGAGAGAAGAGGGGGAGCGGGTACGTTGTACCGTTTTGGACGGGCATGGTATAGTCTAGAGTATGCATGA
- a CDS encoding TSUP family transporter, whose amino-acid sequence MSVLWILCPIIAFGSAVDAIAGGGGLITLTAYVAVGLPPTTALGNNKFASASGTLVATIQYLANKQVSFLVGGIAIVTTFIGSSYGSYLATQYAATYLSYLLIILVPSLAVFMLVNPNFGKAQPRGRAFTLSLSGITGLVVGMYDGFFGPGTGMFLTIIFTAVLGLDLLKACGTARIVNLASNIAALSMFLYHGVIDFSIAIPCAISAIIGGYIGSHLALKIGQKVVKPVMLLVLSLLLIKVVVERF is encoded by the coding sequence GTGAGTGTATTATGGATTCTCTGTCCCATCATCGCCTTCGGTTCTGCTGTTGATGCCATCGCTGGTGGTGGTGGCCTGATAACCCTGACTGCCTATGTAGCAGTGGGGCTTCCGCCAACCACCGCCCTGGGGAACAATAAATTTGCCTCTGCAAGCGGCACACTGGTTGCGACCATCCAGTATCTGGCCAATAAGCAGGTCAGCTTTCTGGTAGGGGGGATAGCCATCGTGACAACCTTCATAGGTTCTTCCTATGGATCCTACCTGGCTACACAATATGCAGCAACCTATCTTTCCTATCTCCTGATTATCCTGGTACCCTCCCTTGCCGTATTTATGTTGGTAAACCCGAATTTCGGGAAGGCCCAACCAAGGGGAAGGGCTTTCACCCTATCCCTCAGCGGCATCACAGGATTGGTAGTTGGGATGTATGATGGCTTCTTTGGGCCGGGGACGGGCATGTTCCTTACCATCATTTTCACCGCTGTACTCGGTCTGGACCTGCTTAAGGCATGTGGAACTGCACGGATAGTGAACCTTGCCTCCAATATCGCTGCCTTGTCCATGTTTCTCTATCATGGTGTGATCGATTTTTCCATTGCAATTCCATGCGCCATCAGCGCCATCATTGGTGGGTACATCGGCAGCCACCTGGCATTGAAAATCGGGCAGAAGGTAGTGAAACCGGTCATGTTGCTGGTACTCTCCCTCTTGCTCATCAAGGTTGTCGTTGAACGGTTCTGA
- a CDS encoding tyrosine-type recombinase/integrase yields MVLPVDQLLLEEYEDYLMIQRRLSQATLSVYLYEVSRLLETAIPLERVDATQLETYLIGERKERNLSPASLAKALSALRSFFSFLQLQKIRQDNPVLLISHSQKPLTLPLVASVEQIDVLLESIDISSPLGYRDRTLFELIYSCGLRISEACNLEVSDFQDGKLRVLGKRDKLRIVPVGEIAANYLDEYLKDIRPQLIGMRLANKALFIGRRGRKLTRQAIYKRFVSYCEECGLDAKVHTLRHSFATHLLEGGADLRSVQELLGHADIKTTQIYTHVDTASLQHAYDAYHDEQVSEE; encoded by the coding sequence ATGGTTCTCCCCGTTGACCAGCTCTTGTTAGAAGAGTACGAGGATTATCTGATGATACAGCGTCGTCTATCACAGGCGACGCTGTCGGTCTATCTATACGAAGTGTCTCGTTTGCTGGAAACAGCCATCCCGCTTGAGAGAGTGGATGCAACCCAACTGGAAACCTATCTGATCGGGGAGAGAAAGGAGCGTAACCTCAGTCCTGCAAGTCTTGCAAAGGCGCTCAGTGCACTTAGGTCATTCTTTTCCTTTCTTCAGCTCCAGAAGATAAGGCAGGATAACCCTGTACTCCTGATTAGTCATTCACAGAAACCGCTCACACTTCCCCTGGTGGCAAGCGTGGAGCAGATTGATGTACTGCTTGAGAGTATTGATATTAGCTCCCCTCTGGGATATCGGGATAGGACCCTTTTTGAATTGATCTACTCCTGCGGATTGAGAATTAGTGAGGCATGTAATCTTGAGGTTTCCGATTTTCAGGATGGAAAACTGCGGGTGCTGGGAAAGAGGGATAAGCTTCGTATTGTTCCTGTAGGGGAGATTGCTGCCAACTACCTGGATGAGTATCTCAAGGATATCCGTCCACAGCTTATTGGTATGCGCTTGGCCAACAAGGCCCTTTTTATCGGACGTAGAGGAAGAAAGCTCACCAGGCAGGCTATCTATAAACGTTTTGTCAGCTACTGTGAGGAGTGTGGCCTTGATGCAAAGGTGCATACCCTTCGCCACAGCTTTGCCACCCACCTCCTCGAGGGGGGGGCTGACCTGAGAAGTGTCCAGGAGTTGCTTGGACATGCAGATATCAAGACAACGCAGATCTACACCCATGTGGATACTGCCTCCCTGCAGCATGCATATGATGCGTACCATGACGAGCAGGTGAGTGAGGAGTAA
- the ftsZ gene encoding cell division protein FtsZ — protein MDFGMFEVEDMVQDEQTTATVIKVLGVGGAGGNAVNRMIASGLKKVQFVTMNTDMQALQRSNAQVRLPIGKELTGGLGAGGVPEVGEKAAQESKEDIRREIENADMVFITAGMGGGTGTGAAPIVAEIAKSCNALTVAVVTTPFAFEGKKKLLLAQAGIEKLRKQVDTLIIIPNQYLLKVVENNTPIKQAFLMADEVLYMGVQGISELITEPGEINIDFADVRTVMKGKGDALMGIGFGEGANRAVDAARQAINNPLLENASIEGAKSVLVNLSGSDNLTLQEYQDVVELVTDKCSDDALIIAGQAFNPELGDRIKVTVVATGFERKEEVVGAEVPEMDMVKRHYAAAKVDEKRQEEESPAAKNTQEDEEPIPAIQVNRWQDLQKQLGKGPGSNSNDYTIPAVLRYSRNKAEEK, from the coding sequence ATGGATTTTGGAATGTTTGAAGTTGAGGATATGGTTCAGGATGAACAAACCACTGCCACGGTCATCAAGGTGCTTGGGGTAGGAGGTGCTGGGGGTAATGCGGTTAATCGTATGATTGCCAGTGGCCTGAAAAAGGTGCAGTTCGTTACCATGAATACTGATATGCAGGCCTTACAGCGATCCAACGCACAGGTCCGTCTTCCCATCGGCAAGGAGTTGACCGGAGGGCTTGGCGCTGGGGGCGTCCCCGAGGTTGGTGAGAAAGCCGCCCAGGAGAGCAAGGAAGACATCCGTCGGGAGATAGAGAATGCCGATATGGTCTTTATTACTGCCGGCATGGGAGGGGGAACCGGTACCGGTGCAGCCCCAATCGTTGCTGAGATTGCCAAGAGCTGCAATGCCCTCACCGTTGCGGTGGTAACCACCCCGTTCGCTTTCGAAGGGAAGAAAAAATTGCTCTTGGCACAGGCCGGAATTGAGAAACTGCGAAAGCAGGTGGATACCCTTATCATCATCCCCAACCAATATTTGCTGAAGGTCGTGGAGAACAATACCCCTATCAAGCAAGCCTTCCTGATGGCGGATGAAGTCTTGTATATGGGTGTACAGGGAATCAGCGAACTGATTACTGAACCAGGTGAAATCAACATTGACTTTGCAGACGTCAGGACTGTCATGAAAGGCAAGGGTGATGCGCTCATGGGTATCGGGTTTGGTGAAGGTGCCAACCGTGCAGTCGATGCTGCTCGCCAGGCAATCAACAACCCCCTCCTGGAAAATGCAAGTATAGAAGGGGCCAAGAGTGTTCTGGTCAATCTCTCGGGCAGTGACAACCTTACCCTTCAGGAGTACCAGGATGTCGTTGAGTTGGTAACCGACAAGTGCAGTGATGATGCCCTGATTATCGCTGGTCAGGCTTTCAATCCTGAACTGGGTGACCGGATAAAGGTCACAGTGGTGGCTACTGGCTTTGAACGGAAGGAAGAGGTCGTTGGTGCTGAAGTGCCTGAGATGGATATGGTCAAACGACATTATGCCGCTGCAAAGGTTGACGAGAAGAGACAGGAAGAAGAATCCCCTGCAGCCAAAAACACCCAGGAGGATGAGGAACCAATCCCTGCTATCCAGGTAAATCGTTGGCAGGATCTGCAGAAACAACTGGGCAAGGGGCCGGGTAGTAATTCCAACGACTATACCATCCCTGCCGTACTGAGGTACTCCAGGAATAAAGCAGAAGAGAAATAA
- the ftsA gene encoding cell division protein FtsA, producing MAGDKMLMGLDIGSSRTRCVIGSVSRDGQLMVDSICEHSSEGVRAGSIVNIEQTLKTIQTVINEAELQAGAEMSEVIIGIGGENIVGIPSTGVVGINSKDQEIKREDIFRSLEVARAFELPQDREILHTLVQDFQIDGQMGIKDPIDMLGHRLESRVLIVTASSAICQNERKCIQRSGLSVQRMVLQSLADAEVVLSSEEKEMGTILINIGSGITNMIAYTNGAPVYTGGVNLGGDAVTNDIAYILNKTRGTAEQIKCESGHSYVPSVSSEDMVLIPQVGGLPPIKMPKKELSKVIEPRMAEIFSRLQSDLEKAQVHGSFGGGVVLVGGGALLSGVTELASEIFQLPARLGFPEAIGGLDRSYISPQYTTVLGLMKSEARRVKDTATGTRSRKERTRRKEGGAVSKLRGFFRTLF from the coding sequence ATGGCTGGTGATAAGATGTTGATGGGACTGGATATAGGCTCAAGCCGAACTAGATGCGTTATCGGCTCAGTGAGCCGGGATGGCCAGTTGATGGTAGACAGCATCTGTGAGCACTCCAGTGAAGGAGTCCGAGCCGGTTCCATCGTTAATATTGAGCAGACCTTGAAGACCATCCAAACGGTGATCAACGAAGCAGAGCTCCAGGCAGGAGCGGAGATGAGTGAGGTCATCATCGGAATCGGTGGGGAGAATATCGTGGGTATTCCCAGCACCGGGGTGGTTGGGATCAATAGCAAGGACCAGGAGATAAAAAGAGAAGATATTTTTCGCAGTCTTGAGGTTGCCAGGGCGTTCGAGCTACCCCAGGACCGAGAGATTCTTCATACCTTGGTTCAGGACTTCCAGATTGATGGCCAGATGGGTATCAAGGATCCAATCGATATGCTTGGGCATCGGCTCGAGAGCCGAGTGCTGATCGTAACTGCTTCTTCAGCTATTTGCCAGAATGAGCGAAAGTGCATCCAGCGTTCTGGTTTGAGCGTGCAGAGAATGGTATTACAGAGCCTTGCTGATGCTGAGGTTGTGCTCAGCAGTGAGGAAAAAGAGATGGGTACCATACTTATCAATATCGGCAGTGGTATCACGAATATGATAGCATATACCAATGGAGCTCCCGTCTATACTGGTGGGGTTAACCTTGGAGGAGATGCTGTCACCAACGATATTGCCTACATTCTGAATAAGACGCGGGGAACTGCGGAGCAGATAAAATGTGAAAGTGGTCACAGTTATGTACCTTCTGTCAGTAGTGAAGACATGGTACTTATCCCTCAGGTGGGAGGCCTTCCTCCCATCAAAATGCCGAAGAAAGAGCTCAGCAAGGTCATCGAACCAAGAATGGCTGAAATCTTCAGTAGATTGCAGAGTGACTTGGAGAAGGCCCAGGTGCATGGTTCCTTTGGTGGTGGAGTGGTATTGGTTGGAGGCGGGGCCTTGCTCAGTGGGGTCACCGAACTGGCTAGTGAGATATTTCAGCTTCCAGCGCGCCTCGGGTTCCCTGAGGCTATCGGGGGCTTGGATCGGAGTTATATCAGTCCCCAGTACACCACGGTGCTCGGCTTGATGAAGAGTGAAGCTCGTAGGGTAAAGGACACTGCTACCGGAACACGTTCACGCAAGGAACGGACGCGTCGCAAGGAAGGTGGGGCTGTATCGAAGCTCAGAGGTTTTTTCAGGACACTGTTTTAA